The nucleotide sequence AGCCTCATCTTTGTGGGGCTCGATATTCTGCAGGAAGGGATGTCTGGTCTGGCGGAAATGGTGAGTCCGGAATCATTTCCGCAGGACTCCTGGCTGGGCAGACTGCTGTTGCTGTTGATAGGAGTTGGAATCGTCCTACTGACACAGTCATCCAGTGCGGGCGTTGTGATGGCGCTTACAGCCCTGCATTCGGGGGCGATTTCACTGGCACAGGCGGGGGCGCTGGTGATCGGATTTGGTATCGGCACGACCTTCACTGCTTTGCTGGCATCTCTGGGGAAATCGGTGGCTGCCCGACGAACCGGGTTGGCGCATGTGTTTTACAGCCTGGTGACTGCGACTCTTGCCTACTTTCTGCTGCCGGTCTATGTCTGGTTCTGGGAAGAGTATGCAGGCCCCGCAAGTGGCATCTCACCTGATATTGCGCTGGTCACGTTCCATACACTGTTCAATCTGCTGGGACTGCTGGTCATTGTTCCGTTTACGAAAGCATTTTCCGCGTTGATCATACGTATTATTCCAGAAGCAGAAAACGATCAGACTGAAAGGCTGGATGAATCGTTGCTCTCCAATCCCAATGTGGCCATTGAAGCAGCGCGCTCGACCCTGGTTGATGTATTTCAATGTATTTTGCAACTGATGCAGAAGCTGTTCCTCTCGGAAGTAGCGCGGGAAGACCTGGATGAAGAATTTTCTCAGTATCACGATACGCTGGAAACCACCTCCCGGTATCTGAAACAGATCAACGTGACCAGTTCAGATCGCCAAACGGTCCATTCTTCGCAAGAAGTGGTATTGGCGCTGGATCATCTGCAGCGTTTAATGCGGCGGTGCGATGAAATGGAACGGCTGGGCTCTGCCAGAGAGAATCAGACTCTGAGCAGTTTTGTGGATGAGTTGAATCAGAAAATTCAACATCTCGAACAGACCCTTCATAATGGATTTTCAGAGGATGATGAACAGGCATTGCAGGACTTCTGGGAGAAATGGGATGGACAGCAGAAAGAGACACGGCGGGAGTTTACTCAGTCAGCTACCACAGCAGATTCTCAATTTGATAACCTGCTGCAGCAACTGGATGCATTTCGCTGGCTGACGCGCATCAGCTCTCATCTCTGGCGTATCGTGCACCATTTACATGGGGCCCGCATCGTGAATGGGGGTGAAAAAAATCAAGCTC is from Gimesia maris and encodes:
- a CDS encoding Na/Pi cotransporter family protein is translated as MDAGIIDSIGGLGLFLLGMVILTSGLKDLAGGTIRRMIARFTKSIPSGIATGVIVTAILQSSSATTVTAVGFAGAGLLTLTESLGIVFGANLGTTVTGWIVVLFGFKLKLGQIAFPLVLVGVLLNLFGKKRIALIGFTIAGFSLIFVGLDILQEGMSGLAEMVSPESFPQDSWLGRLLLLLIGVGIVLLTQSSSAGVVMALTALHSGAISLAQAGALVIGFGIGTTFTALLASLGKSVAARRTGLAHVFYSLVTATLAYFLLPVYVWFWEEYAGPASGISPDIALVTFHTLFNLLGLLVIVPFTKAFSALIIRIIPEAENDQTERLDESLLSNPNVAIEAARSTLVDVFQCILQLMQKLFLSEVAREDLDEEFSQYHDTLETTSRYLKQINVTSSDRQTVHSSQEVVLALDHLQRLMRRCDEMERLGSARENQTLSSFVDELNQKIQHLEQTLHNGFSEDDEQALQDFWEKWDGQQKETRREFTQSATTADSQFDNLLQQLDAFRWLTRISSHLWRIVHHLHGARIVNGGEKNQARFESEGTE